The genomic interval AGCAGGAAATTCCGGTTGGACGTTTTGGCTCAACAGATGAAATTGCCTCACTTGTATATTTTCTTGCACTGCCGGAATCTTCCTATATTACGGGCCAAGTCATTAGTCCGAATGGCGGATGGCATACGTAGTCGGTGGCTGCTACTTCTTGGGACAAGCTTGTTGCATAATTAGAACAGTGTTTACGCATCATATGACTGTTGATGATTTTTTTCTATACCCTTAGGAGGCGAAGAAACATGTCAACCGTACTTTCTAATTTTGCAACATGGAAGCAATTTTTGGCAGAGCGTGTATCGCAAGCCAAAAAAATCGGCATGACGGAAGAAACGATTTCAAGCTTAGCTTATGAAATCGGTACTTTTCTCGACGAGAAGGTCGATCCGAAAAATGAGGAAGAACGCGTATTGAAGCAGCTATGGGACGCTGGCGATGAAGCAGAACGCAAAACACTTGCATGCTTAATGGTCAAGCTCGTTCAGGAGTCTTAGCAGCAATCGTACGAAATCGTCATCTTCCTTAACAGAAGCAGAAGCAGAAGAGCCTCCTCTAGGAGGCTTTTCTGCAATGTTTCTTTTTGGGTTGCAGGATTGTGACGAAACTTGTAGAATTATGTTTCATGATGTATGTAATCTTCTTTTACATACTTCTACAAGAACAGGTTTAGGACGGTGACCGCATTGGAATCGAAACAATGGTACATGGAATACAAAATACATAAAAACCGCCCGGGATTACTTGGAGATATCGCCTCATTGCTCGGTATGCTTGAGGTTAATATTATGACAATTAACGGTGTGGAAGATAGAACAAGGGGCATGCTGCTTCAAACTGACGATGATGAGAAGATTGAGTTGCTTGGCAAAATGCTGCAAAAAGTAGATAATATTACTGTTAACAAACTGAGAACGCCTACAATTGTAGATATTTTGGCAGTGCGACATGGACGCTACATTGAGCGTGACTCTGATGATCGCAAGACGTTTCGTTTTACACGCGATGAGTTGGGCATTTTGGTCGATTTTTTGGGTGAAGTGTTTAAACGAGACGGCAATCAGGTTATAGGAGTAAGAGGGATGCCGCGAGTTGGGAAGACGGAATCCATTATTGCAGGAAGCGTATGCTCGAACAAACGATGGTCCTTTGTGTCCTCCACCTTATTGCGCCAGACGGTTAGAAGCCAGATGTCAGAGGACGAAATGCAGCCAAATACGATTTTTATCATTGATGGCATCGTCAGTACGATTCGTTCAAATGAAAAGCATTACAGCTTGCTTCAGGAAATTATGGCTATGCCATCAACTAAAGTAATTGAGCATCCGGACATATTTATTAAGGAATCCAATTACGATTACAGCCATTTTGATATTATTGTTGAATTACGGAACAACCCAGATGAAGAAATTTCTTATGAGTCCTTTACAACTAACTATACAGACGATTTCTAATCGGAAGGAGGCCGTCTCATGTCTGACTTAGGAGAATTGCTTCGCAAGGCGAGAGAGCAACGTGGATTAACGCTTGATGATATTCAAGAAACGACAAAAATTAGAAAACGGTATTTGGAAGCGATTGAAAGTGGAGACCACACGGTTTTGCCTGGTCCTTTTTATGTACGAGCATTTGTGAAAAATTACTCAGAAGCTGTTGGGCTTGATCCGGACGAAGTGCTTCGTTTGTATCAGCATGAGGTGCCTGCAGCGCCGGTAGAACAAATATCTGAGCCGATTGTATCAAGATCACCAAGACGTGTGCAGTCCCAGTCTTCAGAAAGACTAGGGAAAATCGGCTTCAATGTGATGATGTGGTCGTTTCTTATTTTAATTGTTGTCGTCATCTGGGTGTATGTTATTAATAATGACACAGGTGGTGCCAAACAAACCGACAACAATACCAATATCACGGAAGTTTCAAAACCTCCAGCTACGAACGAGGGAGGAACCGCGGGCGGAAACGAAAACACGCCAACCGACAATCCAACACCGCCAACACCAACACAAGCACCAACAACGGTTACTTTCGGAAGCAAAGTAGGCAAAGCGGATCAATATGATATCGGTCCTGTTGGCGTTGCCCATAAGGTTGAAGTTAAAGTGAGCGGCGGCAGAAGCTGGTTAGAGGTACGTTCAGACAGCAATCAAGGCGAGAAGCTTTATTCTGCGAATGCTGAGGACGGTAGTGTAGAATCATTTGAACTTACGGGTCCGCTTTATATCAATGTTGGTAGAGCAGATTTGACGGAAATTAAGGTTGATGGCGTTATTGTTCCTGACGGGGACAGAGCAGGCTCGAAGAAGCTGCTGCTTAAACCTCTAATTGACGAAAACGCTGCAACAGGTGGAAATACTGATACTGGAACTGAATCTGGCACTAACACAGGTACAGGTACGGAAACGAATCAAACGAAAACGGAATAATGATTACCGTAACAAAGGAGAGATTGAATTGGCATCAGAAAATGCATTTGATATTGTATCCAAGGTGGATATGCAAGAATTAGCCAATGCGATTAAGCAGGCGGAGCGGGAAATTGAAACACGCTTTGATTTCAAAGGCAGCAAGAGTTCCATTGCACTTGAGAAGGAAGATCTTGTTGTTGCTTCAGAGGATGAGTATAAGCTTAAGAGTGTGCTGGACATTTTATTATCCAAAATGGTAAAACGCGGAGTTCCAATTAAAAATATGGACTACGGAAAAATTGAAGGTGCTTCCGGCAATACGGTTCGTCAGCGCATTAAGCT from Paenibacillus sp. FSL K6-3182 carries:
- a CDS encoding DUF3388 domain-containing protein, which encodes MESKQWYMEYKIHKNRPGLLGDIASLLGMLEVNIMTINGVEDRTRGMLLQTDDDEKIELLGKMLQKVDNITVNKLRTPTIVDILAVRHGRYIERDSDDRKTFRFTRDELGILVDFLGEVFKRDGNQVIGVRGMPRVGKTESIIAGSVCSNKRWSFVSSTLLRQTVRSQMSEDEMQPNTIFIIDGIVSTIRSNEKHYSLLQEIMAMPSTKVIEHPDIFIKESNYDYSHFDIIVELRNNPDEEISYESFTTNYTDDF
- a CDS encoding RodZ domain-containing protein, whose translation is MSDLGELLRKAREQRGLTLDDIQETTKIRKRYLEAIESGDHTVLPGPFYVRAFVKNYSEAVGLDPDEVLRLYQHEVPAAPVEQISEPIVSRSPRRVQSQSSERLGKIGFNVMMWSFLILIVVVIWVYVINNDTGGAKQTDNNTNITEVSKPPATNEGGTAGGNENTPTDNPTPPTPTQAPTTVTFGSKVGKADQYDIGPVGVAHKVEVKVSGGRSWLEVRSDSNQGEKLYSANAEDGSVESFELTGPLYINVGRADLTEIKVDGVIVPDGDRAGSKKLLLKPLIDENAATGGNTDTGTESGTNTGTGTETNQTKTE
- a CDS encoding YajQ family cyclic di-GMP-binding protein encodes the protein MASENAFDIVSKVDMQELANAIKQAEREIETRFDFKGSKSSIALEKEDLVVASEDEYKLKSVLDILLSKMVKRGVPIKNMDYGKIEGASGNTVRQRIKLRQGIEQDVSKKINILIRDSKLKVKSLIQGDQLRVSGKSLDDLQAVMKLLREADLPVELQFTNYRS
- a CDS encoding DUF3243 domain-containing protein, which gives rise to MSTVLSNFATWKQFLAERVSQAKKIGMTEETISSLAYEIGTFLDEKVDPKNEEERVLKQLWDAGDEAERKTLACLMVKLVQES